From the genome of Prunus persica cultivar Lovell chromosome G8, Prunus_persica_NCBIv2, whole genome shotgun sequence:
acgaagtttctgTCGCGTTAAACTTTGTGCGACTACaatgtattttgcgcgacgaaattctcttcgtcgcgcaaagtgtaaaatgtagtagtgtagCTATTTAGAATAATGGTGGATGAGAAGAGAATGTTCGTAACTTTTAGAATTTAATGCGGCGtagaaatataaattaagTATAGAAATAACACAACTCTTTCTATAAATTTTCTGCCAAATGATCACCAACTTCAACTGATCGAATATTTTGTTGAACTTCATCTATGTAAAGGATTATATAGAAATAGATTTGAGATCACAAGTAATCCAGAACTGATTAAGTTCTAACTATtaaacacacaaaattagtAGACTTGCACCAATATCCAACTTCTTAATCCGAAATATAACTAACTATTTGCAATACAACATTAAGCAGTAACAAAAAAGCCATTAAAATTAGCTTAAGTTATCACATTATCTCTTCCTCAAAATGTGAACCATCATCTGGTACCGGCTCAAAAGCTCAAATATGCAAGTATCCCCGATACGGATTTGGTTAGCAGATACAAATTTATACCACCCTGCAGAAAAGTTGTGTGACTGAGGGGAATTAGGGATACAATTCACGGTCCATTTTTCCCCCTCTGCATTTTTCAGCATAGCCTTAAAACTTTTGCCTTGAGGAAAATGCTCCCTAGAGAAGGCTGTGGGGATGAACTGcatgagcgaaatccaatatGTCAATTGAGAATTTGACAAGTGAGGAGGGAgaagagtgtgtgtgtgtgtgtgtgtgtgtgtgtgtgtgtgtgtgagagagagagagagagagagagagagagagagagagagagtgagtgagagagagaggaccaAAAGTTGAAACAGCACCAATCAACAGAGCAAGAAACTGAGATAAACattcataatatttttattctaGTTTTCTACGTGGTaatgttgtatatatatagtctaCAAGTACAAATTGATGGCCTTAAACATTCAAATTTATGTTTCCCAAGCTTAATAACAATATGTTAAAACCTGCAGTTaatcatatataaatataattataactGTCGCTTCTTGTGAATCAAGTTATTAGAAGCCTAAACCGTGAACATTCTCATTTCCTTAACAAGTTAACATATACTTTATGTAAATGCAAGTTACTGCTGCCAACGGCAgtgatattttatcttatatatatatatcctttcCCTAACTGCATATATGAGAAATTTCATTTCTTGGATGCATGTTAAGCATGTTAAGTCTATTGCACAAAGAGGACTGACAGTGAGAAACAAAATTGGTGCCGTAAAGCTAAACTAAAggaataaaaacaaagttaaAGGTTGCCTTGCTTACCTGACATTTAGTTTGTCTGACGATGCCTTTATAATAAGGGAAGTTAGATTTGAAAGCTTCAGGCTCAACACCGTCCAAATCGTCAGATGTGCTGTCTTCAGaatcttcctcctcttctttgATCTCATTGAGCTCAATGGATTCAGAACTTGAAAGTTCTTCACCTGCAGTTTCACATCCAAAATGAAACATAGCAAGCAGAGATATAAGTTATGTGGGTTCCGCTAATGATATATGCACATGATATATAGGTATAGCAACATCTGATCACATACCCGATTCAACTTTGCAAGACTTCGATGGACAAGGCTTCGAAGAACTCACAGGGTATTTTCTTGGTCTACCACGAGGCCTTTTAGTAGTATTTTTAGCAAAGGTGGAGTTGTGAAGTGATCCAATCTTGGTAAAATCAGCTTCCAAATCCTCAGATGTGTTGTCTTCAGaatcttcctcctcttcctcggAACTTGAAAGTTCTTCAGTTCTCTCGATCCCATTCTTGGCAAAAATCCTTATGCTGAAATGCATCTTTCCCTCATAGAAAATTTGTAGCATCTCATTGTCAGTGCCCAAGGAGTTATCCTTTATAAACTCCTCCCAGCCATTCTTGAAATACACAgcaccttctcttctcttattCACTGTAACAGTCCATGAAGAATCTGACGAATCCTTCAGTTTCAATATCGCTCTCTCCGACAAGTCCTTCAACATATGTTTCAAGAACTTTTGTGGGATACGcttcaaaaaacaaagataacaGAAATTTCAGAATATATGCACTTGGTAAAGAATTTAAACAGACACCTACTGCAAAGTTACAACATTGCAAGATGAAGTGCAGGACATTAAATACACAACACTAgttgaaaattgaaactaatTACCACAGAGTCAGTGTTGAAACCAGCGAGAAGCTTGAAAAATGAAtgcttcttctcttcattcttGGATATTTTTCTcaccattttctcttctgtttGAGCTGATAATGATGCTCTGTACAGTCAATATTATTGGTAAGTAAAGGAAGAATctttaaacagaaaaagaagagataaATGGTGAAATCGCAACCgaagaagcacaaacaaaCCACCAAACTAACATGAAGTTCAGCTTCTGATAAGTAACAGTGTTAGAGttcacccaaaaacaaagataacCAGGAATTCACTACAAAAACAACATGATTTCATCCATAGAGGGGGACAATACAACTAAAGAAAGAATATTTATGCTGAAAAAAGGAGTTACGGGAAGGAAAAACCCAACACCCAGAACACAAACAAACTACCCCAGCTaacatgaaattaaaaaagcaaaataacAAGGAACACAAACGAGCATACGAAGTGGAAGCAAGGATGCAACTAGGAAGAGAAACAAGCAAGAAGAAACacttaacaaaaaataaaaatgaatagATAAATACCGGAAACAGATCTGTAACTCTAAGCTGAAAATGCAACCCAGCTGATTACCTGTGTTTTTTAGGATTTTGCTGAGAAATGACTGCTGCTGACTGAGAAGACTGAGAAACCAAGAagatggagagagaagaaaactgAGGACTGAGAAACGAAGATGGGAGAGTGAAGAAAGAAGCTCGCTCACTCCAGCACACTTGAGACTTCGAATATTGGATGGGGGNNNNNNNNNNNNNNNNNNNNNNNNNNNNNNNNNNNNNNNNNNNNNNNNNNNNNNNNNNNNNNNNNNNNNNNNNNNNNNNNNNNNNNNNNNNNNNNNNNNNNNNNNNNNNNNNNNNNNNNNNNNNNNNNNNNNNNNNNNNNNNNNNNNNNNNNNNNNNNNNNNNNNNNNNNNNNNNNNNNNNNNNNNNNNNNNNNNNNNNNNNNNNNNNNNNNNNNNNNNNNNNNNNNNNNNNNNNNNNNNNNNNNNNNNNNNNNNNNNNNNNNNNNNNNNNNNNNNNNNNNNNNNNNNNNNNNNNNNNNNNNNNNNNNNNNNNNNNNNNNNNNNNNNNNNNNNNNNNNNNNNNNNNNNNNNNNNNNNNNNNNNNNNNNNNNNNNNNNNNNNNNNNNNNNNNNNNNNNNNNNNNNNNNNNNNNNNNNNNNNNNNNNNNNNNNNNNNNNNNNNNNNNNNNNNNNNNNNNNNNNNNNNNNNNNNNNNNNNNNNNNNNNNNNNNNNNNNNNNNNNNNNNNNNNNNNNNNNNNNNNNNNNNNNNNNNNNNNNNNNNNNNNNNNNNNNNNNNNNNNNNNNNNNNNNNNNNNNNNNNNNNNNNNNNNNNNNNNNNNNNNNNNNNNNNNNNNNNNNNNNNNNNNNNNNNNAGTACTAGTTTTCTTAATAAAGAAAGATTCATTTCAAAAGACAATCCCATTTTTGAGTTGGCATCTGGACACGTGGCACATCACATCTGCGATGTGTTGTTTTACTGTCTGAAAAAACATTCCTTTCGTTGTGCGAGGAAggactaaataaataaacagtaATTAAGGAGAAACAAGGATTTTATCACGATTCGAATCAAAAGATCGCTCCACTCATTGTGAATCTGCTTCCCCTCCCCTACATTTACTGATTCATCTACCTCTGTCTCCCAACTAACCGCCATTATTAACTATGTTTGATTCCCAATTACCTCGGATCCTGGACCTTATTACTCTGTTCAAGGGGAGTTCCTTAATGGCCCACTATCGTATCAACCTACCAGAACAACACCAAATCGCAACCACCTCATTAATGTTCCTCCCTTAGCTACTCTGATATCTACCGGACTGGTAAAAAGGAAATGACGACGGACTCACATGTTAAtgggtaaaaaataataaccgATGAGGGGTGAAAAGGGGCAACTAGAAGAGTGAGTAGCTATAGTATTTAATGAGTGAGTTAAGGTACATTAGGGTTTAACAAATTAGAAGAAATTTTGGGTTGAAATCGAAATTGTAAGGTATAAGGTCATGGATTGATGCTATATTGAAGCTTGAATCAATTGAGTGAAAACCATATTGTGATAGAGCACCAAAATATATTGGTAAgttgttgatttcatattaatttggtttggcttttttattttccttataCCTCACAATTTCGATTTCAACCAAAGATTTCCCCCAATTTGTTAAATCCTAATAGTACAATATGCCTTAACTCGTGGAgttagaggaagaagattgaaggtacttcctaaaaaaaaaaattgtactcAACGGAAGATACAGAATGtctataaattgtaaattttggGAAACACAGTGACCAATTTGGCTAAATTCTTTTCTCaatgaccaaattgaattttcatatAACACCCACTGAATTTAacccattatttaattactagcctctccgcgcctgcgagaggcttttttttttaaaatttaaatttattttagaattaaaaaagataacgagtagttgtgttccataaaaataggatcaattatctgatttttcttttaattttaattttttttaaaatatgaaaatatgtgaatttaccatattactctcatttaattaataattttaattcttaatgttataccaatgacattttttagtattttgaatgttttactattctctgccttttgttatatatatagatattgaaacaaaaaaatctatatatataaagcaaaaggcagagaatagtgaaacattcaaaataccagtaAATGCCCTTTCTTAATTCaatcattaagaattaaaattattaattaaataaggataatatggtaaattcacaattttttatattaaaaaaattaaaattaaaaacaaaatcagataatatgtCATACTTTTAaagaacataactacccatattatcttttcttaattctaaaaataaaataaaaataaaaaataaaaccaattggcacatgcgtgagggGCTAGTATATATTTAATGATCTTTGTTTCTTACAAAATTTGCCACGTTAAGAGCACCAACTTCCATAACCGTGTTCCAGCCAGTCTGCCGAGATAACCGTTTGGCGTGTATCGGATGAAAACAATTCCAAAAGGAACACAAAACCCCAGAAGAAAACCTCATATCTctctaataattttattaaaaagaaattttaattaacCAGTCGTCCAATGTTCTTTAAGAAATCCATTAACCCATTTGCCTGGCTCTTTATTTCCCATGTTTAATTGCTTAATCATTGATTAAATCCACATAGAATTCATAGAAACTTGTTGCAGCAACACCTTTGTGAGCATTGGAAGAACATTCATTACCATTTTGGATATTGGTACGTTTtggtcattttttattttatttttataattttatttcctaTATGGATTAGTTTGCTGATTAATTTTGAGATTAGGGTCCTTCTTGTGGATTAATTCTGTATAATTTTGTGtcccaattttgttttttttttcttctgttttttttttgtttttgtgtatatattttaaaaaattctatgTTAGTTTCTGCTGTTGAGATTCCAGGCTTtctattttgtctttttcttcttggattTTTGAGTTATCAATGTTATGGCTTAGGAGCATTGTATTATAAGACAGCAAAGGCACATTGTATTGACCACAAGAAAAGTTCTACTAATTCTTTTGTATCAATCTCACcaacatttctttttctatacAAAATTGTTGCTGggtttttcatcttgtttGAGTTGGATTGGTGCAGAAGGTGATCAAGACCTGTTCATCATGGAAACAACAACAATGGTGAATATCAAGATGATCATGGCCATGCtgttgatggtgatgatggtgTTTGTTGGAGATGCAGCTGATACAAATAGTGTATATGATCCTTGCTCAGATGCAAAAATCCGGAGATTGGATGGTTTTACTTTTggtcttgcattttcaaagaAAGACTCATTCGCATTCAACCAGACTCAGCTTTCACCCTGTGATAGTCGTCTAAACCTCGCAGGAAATAATGCACAACTTGCTGTGTTTAGGCCAAAGGTTGATGAGATGTCTCTCCTAACTATCAACAGCAGCACCTTCAGCCCGGTACGATATTGAAGCACACTTAGCTTATTTGGATGGAATTAAGATTCTTCTGTCCCTTGTCCCTTATCTATCAGCTCATGCTTTTTAATTTGTTCCTGATTTGGTAGATTTAGTTGGGTTTctgaatttgaatatttaaacTGATCAAAGGTGTGAAAAGACTCAAAACCCAATGTACTTATAATAGCTTCTAATGTCAAATGGTAGTTTTTATCTCCTACTATATTTACACATACATTACAAGATTAAGAGTAAAAGTTGGTGATCATATCTCATGAATTTTTCAGATTAACGCTGGTGGCTATATGGTAGCGTTCGCCGGACGCAAGTATGCAGCGAGATCACTCCCAACATTGATTGCTGATGAGTCAAACACCATAACTAGTTTCACCTTGGTACACCCATTTAACCATGcacaacctctctctctctgtctctctctctcatagcaGCATTGAGTTGAACTTATATTTTACTTGTTCAACAGGTACTTGAATTCCAAAGGGGCACTCTTCAAAACTTGTATTGGAAGAAATTTGGGTGCAAGGCATGCTCCGGGGACTATTCTGTTTGCCTCAACAACGAAGATTGTGCTGTGCCAAACTCAAAGTGCAAAAGCAGTGGGGGATCTTTTGACTGCAATTTAAGCATACAGTTGGCATTCTCAGGAACAGACAAGCATCTTCAAGTGCTTAACTCCTGGTATGAGGTGAGAAATCTTCGAAGCTACTCGCTGTATGGCCTATTCTCCAAGCTTCTGCAGTGATCATGCAACAACT
Proteins encoded in this window:
- the LOC18766946 gene encoding uncharacterized protein LOC18766946 is translated as METTTMVNIKMIMAMLLMVMMVFVGDAADTNSVYDPCSDAKIRRLDGFTFGLAFSKKDSFAFNQTQLSPCDSRLNLAGNNAQLAVFRPKVDEMSLLTINSSTFSPINAGGYMVAFAGRKYAARSLPTLIADESNTITSFTLVLEFQRGTLQNLYWKKFGCKACSGDYSVCLNNEDCAVPNSKCKSSGGSFDCNLSIQLAFSGTDKHLQVLNSWYEVRNLRSYSLYGLFSKLLQ
- the LOC18767003 gene encoding B3 domain-containing protein At2g16210, translated to MVRKISKNEEKKHSFFKLLAGFNTDSVRIPQKFLKHMLKDLSERAILKLKDSSDSSWTVTVNKRREGAVYFKNGWEEFIKDNSLGTDNEMLQIFYEGKMHFSIRIFAKNGIERTEELSSSEEEEEDSEDNTSEDLEADFTKIGSLHNSTFAKNTTKRPRGRPRKYPVSSSKPCPSKSCKVESGEELSSSESIELNEIKEEEEDSEDSTSDDLDGVEPEAFKSNFPYYKGIVRQTKCQFIPTAFSREHFPQGKSFKAMLKNAEGEKWTVNCIPNSPQSHNFSAGWYKFVSANQIRIGDTCIFELLSRYQMMVHILRKR